One region of Longimicrobium sp. genomic DNA includes:
- a CDS encoding MoxR family ATPase, whose amino-acid sequence MSELTTNGVAAERAQRVLDELGTVVLGQEDLLRQMMVALLAGGHALLEGVPGTAKTLSIRSLAMALELRFGRVQFTPDLMPTDLIGVNVLDQMKREFTFHSGPVFTDLLLADEINRAPAKTQAALLEAMQERQVTVDGQTRPLPAGFTVFASQNPVEYEGTYPLPEAQLDRFLLKITIGYPGAEAERAILDRYVEGFSADRAETYGIKPVLSSGELVGLRQSVATVHVEPTVRDYITRIVRATREEPSLALGASPRAGVSLFLASRAEAFLAGRDFVTPDDVKMLVLPVLRHRVVLTPEAEVEGQTVDQRLAGLLTTIPAPRGAEA is encoded by the coding sequence CCAGGAAGACCTGCTCCGGCAGATGATGGTGGCGCTGCTGGCGGGGGGGCACGCGCTGCTGGAAGGCGTGCCAGGCACGGCCAAGACGCTTTCCATCCGCTCGCTCGCGATGGCGCTGGAGCTTCGCTTCGGCCGCGTGCAGTTCACCCCCGACCTGATGCCGACGGACCTGATCGGCGTGAACGTGCTCGACCAGATGAAGCGCGAGTTCACCTTCCACTCGGGGCCGGTGTTCACCGACCTGCTGCTGGCCGACGAGATCAACCGCGCCCCCGCCAAGACGCAGGCGGCGCTGCTCGAAGCCATGCAGGAGCGGCAGGTGACGGTGGACGGGCAGACGCGCCCGCTGCCGGCCGGCTTCACCGTGTTCGCCTCGCAGAACCCGGTGGAGTACGAGGGCACCTATCCGCTTCCCGAGGCCCAGCTCGACCGCTTCCTGCTCAAGATCACCATCGGCTACCCGGGCGCCGAGGCCGAGCGCGCCATCCTGGACCGCTACGTGGAAGGGTTCAGCGCCGACCGGGCGGAAACGTACGGCATCAAGCCCGTCCTCTCGTCCGGCGAGCTCGTCGGACTCCGGCAGTCGGTGGCCACGGTGCACGTGGAGCCCACGGTACGCGACTACATCACGCGGATCGTCCGCGCCACCCGCGAGGAGCCCAGCCTGGCGCTCGGCGCATCGCCACGCGCTGGCGTGTCGCTGTTCCTGGCCAGCCGCGCCGAGGCGTTCCTGGCCGGGCGCGACTTCGTGACGCCGGACGACGTGAAGATGCTCGTGCTCCCCGTCCTCCGGCACCGCGTGGTGCTGACCCCCGAGGCCGAGGTGGAGGGGCAGACGGTGGACCAGCGCCTGGCCGGCCTGCTCACCACCATCCCCGCCCCGCGCGGCGCCGAGGCTTGA
- a CDS encoding DUF58 domain-containing protein yields MSLLPSRLFLALLAGASALFLVSPVVALLGDALLLAAFALDAWYVPGPAQLTVSRRSPPRISLGARAEVAWLLDNRAGRRVRVRVTDDLPPILRRVGDDEQDLWLDARRETRLGYAVATVRRGDAVFGDVHLRTAGPLGLAWRQRRVPRSDAVRVVPGVLEVKQFRLLGLRNRLREAGFRNIRQRGEGGQFESLREYARGDDPRTVDWKASARRGGLIVRQYEMERRQNVMICIDAGRLMTQKVGERERLDYALTAALLLADVAGVHDDAVGLLVFADRVTRFIPPARNSLARLSDALGEVHAKMVEPNYPAAFTYLAKQVRKRSLLVLFTDIIDPLASAALVSQLGRAAERHLPLAVAIRNPDLEAVAETAPVDEAAVYRRAAAEELLQARAAALAAMQRSGVLVADTRPGDAVPAVVNRYLDVKRRGML; encoded by the coding sequence TTGAGCCTGCTTCCCTCGCGCCTGTTCCTGGCGCTGCTGGCGGGGGCGTCCGCGCTCTTCCTGGTAAGCCCCGTCGTGGCGCTGCTGGGCGACGCCCTGCTGCTGGCGGCGTTCGCGCTGGACGCGTGGTACGTCCCCGGCCCCGCGCAGCTCACGGTGTCGCGCCGCTCGCCCCCGCGCATCTCCCTGGGTGCGCGGGCCGAGGTGGCGTGGCTGCTGGACAACCGCGCCGGCCGGCGGGTGCGCGTGCGGGTGACGGACGACCTGCCGCCCATCCTGCGTCGAGTGGGGGACGACGAGCAGGATCTGTGGCTGGATGCGCGGCGCGAGACGCGGCTGGGGTACGCGGTGGCCACGGTGCGGCGCGGCGACGCCGTGTTCGGCGACGTGCACCTGCGCACTGCCGGGCCGCTGGGGCTGGCGTGGCGGCAGCGGCGCGTGCCGAGGAGCGACGCGGTTCGAGTCGTCCCCGGCGTGCTCGAGGTCAAGCAGTTCCGCCTGCTGGGGCTGCGCAACCGGCTGCGCGAGGCGGGCTTCCGCAACATCCGGCAGCGCGGCGAGGGCGGACAGTTCGAAAGCCTGCGCGAATACGCGCGCGGCGACGATCCGCGTACGGTGGATTGGAAGGCCTCCGCCCGGCGCGGCGGGCTGATCGTGCGGCAGTACGAGATGGAGCGCCGGCAGAACGTGATGATCTGCATCGACGCCGGCCGGCTGATGACGCAGAAGGTGGGCGAGCGCGAGCGGCTGGACTATGCGCTGACGGCCGCGCTGCTGCTGGCCGACGTGGCGGGGGTGCACGACGACGCGGTGGGGCTGCTGGTGTTCGCCGACCGGGTGACGCGCTTCATTCCCCCCGCCCGCAACTCGCTGGCGCGCCTCTCCGACGCGCTGGGCGAGGTGCACGCGAAGATGGTGGAGCCCAACTACCCGGCGGCGTTCACCTACCTGGCCAAGCAGGTGCGCAAGCGCTCGCTGCTGGTGCTGTTCACCGACATCATCGATCCGCTGGCCTCGGCGGCGCTGGTGTCGCAGCTGGGGCGCGCGGCGGAGCGGCACCTGCCCCTGGCGGTCGCCATCCGCAACCCCGACCTGGAAGCCGTGGCCGAAACGGCGCCGGTGGACGAGGCCGCCGTGTACCGCCGCGCCGCCGCCGAAGAGCTGCTGCAGGCCCGCGCCGCCGCCTTGGCGGCCATGCAGCGCTCCGGCGTGCTGGTGGCCGACACCCGTCCGGGCGACGCGGTGCCCGCGGTGGTCAACCGCTACCTGGACGTGAAGCGCCGGGGAATGCTGTGA